The proteins below are encoded in one region of Neodiprion virginianus isolate iyNeoVirg1 chromosome 7, iyNeoVirg1.1, whole genome shotgun sequence:
- the LOC124309538 gene encoding PH-interacting protein isoform X2 yields MEGHKSRNESVVAPELYFLIAKFLAAGPCQETAQLLKRELERAKILPQRRDWEGNLHNQTFEELERKYAHIAPQHLLQICARIGPVLEKEVPPCIPGAVSLLGAGRQSLLRTKEDFMQQILGVLAYSIRQGGRPFLDPPGITNCHNIVRVIQGRENSGPLTRRQALPTRFYTKMQLYRHTLGHLSAVYCVLYDRTGKYIITGADDLLVKVWSAIDGRLLATFRGASSEIMDIAVNFDNTLLAAGSLDRILRVWCFQTMSPVAVLSGHSGMITSVNFCPISCNGVNYLVSTSTDGSVAFWPHTKNGKERAMFQTKPIQYHEKMRPGQAQMICASFSPGGAFMAAGSADHNVRVYAMLGDEGPRRVLEVEAHTDTVDSIQWAHYGLRFISGSKDGTANVWHFEQQQWINRRLLMTTKLPGEPEVEDDTNKKAKVTMVSWDVSDEWVITAVNDSSLKVWDVRTGELRQVLKGHRDEVFVLESHPTDPRVLLSAGHDGQLIIWDILSTEPVACFQNFIEGQGHGAVFDAKWAPDGTMLAATDSHGHLLLYGFGSGVERLKVVPKELFFHTDYRPLIRDSNHYVLDEQTQTAPHLMPPPFLVDVDGNPYPPALQRLVPGRENCRGEQLVPNIAVGAGGMQEVIEGLPTFEPRSNIDRLIEALAQRQNINAEGENIGDEDNQGEPLLRHIASPRGSRPGLRRAGDVEGVRQSSGNWQRDNTTPWNKPILARPISYAVLDTITKTLNATAEMELEHWRREMRRRPATANPTEGLGGVRGLLGNRKKNRGTRHGYRTRAARGEDREDDEFENSDNVDVTGSSASSNNNDSSAREEDLCSDSSSSDSSSEYSDWNAHQGVNLEPPKRSKRKPVKKRSVTPPSESDRRRSQRPRKKIIPVPNGIGEVPEAFRPPEWLSAIIPRKAPYYPQMGDEIVYFRQGHQFYIDAVRNKKVYELSPRCEPWSKMTIRAQEFVKVVGIKYEIRPPRLCCLKLAVMDEDGRLTGDNFTIKYHDMADVLDFLVLRQTFETALARSWSEGDRFRCMIDDGWWMGQIQSMEPLDDNFPESFFMCFRVRWDNGEFEKMSPWDLEPVDEDRLPAEIGGAVPVLPEEIEATLYQPHAEEWPMGDREATCRRIIRGLDQVMTLAIAEPFVVPVDLNIYPAYAFVVEYPIDLSTIKARFENHFYRRITSAQFDVRYLATNAEQFNEPHSQIVKQARIVTDLCLRVIKDMTELDVPAVYHQLVDTYQSSDSDEDIVDKNRPSTSSQQPSSSRSLRSQESISDWKVACRQLLESLWQCEDSIPFREPVDRLEHPDYYQIIDTPMDLRTVKEDLLGGNYETPMEFSKDIKLIFTNSKNYNTNKRSRIYSMTVRLSAMFEEHMRRILYNWKSARRRSQINNGMAKGKRKTSARLTNGAGSSRVRPPPSSAEEEEEEEEEEEEEEEEEEEMDVNNVDKNERQLAPKTTRTLQNADGPGPSRLANGHGTRAGGGSRPKISLRISRKVTPSKKNGNSDSDQSDDSEATIESESSDSAPMRKTRAARRTVVSNGAGDSDSGDSYKPGGRGKQTRKNRAKNGKSSRQNKPKAKPFVVADDDDDEDEDNQFMEPESTEDESEAEEVVTRSSKRQLRKLAPVQDVTKQQEKEDEDEDDDEEEEEDASEDEKSKEEESDDESDEKETRRQSAAQRLRINQDSDSETSDVPFETARSKRNERVSRDSDSQDAGIQPRRSVKRPRYNVDSDESNSVPIRNRRKIKRRYYNEDSDESVPEPAISISSRGRVRKMTARARAFLLESP; encoded by the exons ATGGAGGGCCACAAGTCAAGGAACGAGTCAGTGGTTGCTCCAG AGTTGTATTTCCTAATCGCCAAGTTTCTCGCCGCTGGACCTTGCCAGGAGACGGCTCAA cttCTGAAACGCGAATTAGAACGAGCTAAG ATCCTGCCTCAGAGGAGGGACTGGGAGGGAAATCTGCACAATCAAACCTTCGAGGAATTG gAGCGTAAATACGCACATATTGCGCCGCAACATTTACTGCAAATATGTGCTCGAATCGGTCCAGTCTTGGAGAAAGAGGTGCCGCCTTGTATTCCAGGAGCTGTATCGCTTCTTGGTGCGGGGCGTCAGTCTTTACTACGTACAAAAGAAG ATTTCATGCAACAAATACTCGGCGTTTTAGCTTATTCAATAAGGCAAGGAGGAAGACCATTCCTCGATCCGCCTGGCATTACAAACTGCCACAATATTG TTCGTGTAATACAGGGTAGAGAAAACTCGGGACCTTTGACTCGGCGTCAAGCATTACCGACTAGGTTTTACACTAAAATGCAATTGTACAGACATACCTTGGGCCACTTATCGGCTGTGTATTGTGTTCTTTACGATCGCACTGGCAAGTACATTATCACTGGTGCTGACGATCTGCTCGTTAAAGTATGGAGTGCGATAGACGGCCGACTTTTAGCAACCTTCAGGGGAGCTTCATCTGAAATAATGGACATTGCTGTAAATTTCGATAATACTCTTCTGGCCGCTGGAAGCTTAGATCGAATTTTGAGGGTCTGGTGTTTCCAAACGATGTCTCCT GTGGCTGTGTTATCGGGACATTCGGGCATGATTACGTCTGTCAACTTTTGTCCAATTTCGTGCAATGGTGTTAATTACCTTGTGTCCACAAGCACTGACGGCTCAGTAGCGTTTTGGCCCCACACTAAGAACGGAAAAGAACGAGCAATGTTCCA GACGAAGCCGATTCAATATCACGAAAAAATGCGACCTGGTCAGGCACAAATGATATGTGCATCGTTTAGTCCTGGGGGGGCTTTTATGGCAGCAGGATCTGCAGATCATAATGTCCGTGTTTACGCCATGCTTGGAGATGAAGGGCCACGAAGAGTGCTCGAAGTTGAGGCACACACAGACACAGTGGACAGTATTCAGTGGGCTCACTACGGTCTTCGCTTTATATCGGGATCCAAAGACGGCACTGCCAACGTTTGGCATTTTGAACAACAGCAGTGGATAAATAGGAGACTTCTCATGACTACCAAACTTCCTGG AGAACCCGAGGTAGAAGATGATACAAACAAGAAAGCTAAGGTAACCATGGTTAGTTGGGACGTCAGCGATGAGTGGGTGATCACGGCTGTCAATGATAGTTCGTTGAAAGTGTGGGACGTGAGGACTGGGGAGCTCAGGCAAGTCCTGAAAGGTCACAGAGACGAAGTCTTCGTTTTAGAATCTCACCCAACCGATCCGAGAGTTCTTTTGAGCGCGGGTCACGACGGGCAGCTTATTATATGGGACATACTGAGCACAGAGCCTGTGGCTTGCTTCCAGAATTTTATCGAAGGTCAAGGTCACGGTGCAGTGTTCGATGCTAAATGGGCACCAGATGGTACAATGCTTGCAGCTACAGATTCGCACGGCCACCTTCTTCTCTACGGGTTTGGTTCTGGCGTGGAAAGGCTCAAAGTT GTCCCTAAAGAACTTTTCTTCCACACGGATTACCGTCCGCTTATCAGGGATTCAAATCACTACGTTTTGGATGAACAAACGCAAACGGCGCCTCATCTTATGCCTCCGCCATTTCTGGTTGATGTTGATGGTAACCCATACCCTCCTGCCTTGCAACGATTGGTTCCGGGTAGAGAGAACTGTCGCGGGGAACAATTGGTGCCAAATATAGCGGTCGGCGCTGGAG GAATGCAAGAAGTAATTGAAGGCTTACCGACTTTTGAGCCACGCTCCAACATTGATAGACTAATCGAAGCTCTTGCTCAAAGGCAAAACATCAATGCCGAGGGAGAAAATATAGGTGACGAAGATAATCAAGGTGAACCGCTGCTACGGCATATAGCTAGTCCTCGTGGAAGCAGACCTGGATTACGCAGAGCTGGTGATGTGGAAGGAGTAAGACAAAGCAGCGGTAACTGGCAGAGGGACAACACAACCCCTTGGAACAAGCCTATCCTTGCAAGACCGATCAGCTATGCTGTTCTTGATACTATTACTAAAACGCT TAATGCCACAGCCGAGATGGAACTTGAACACTGGAGACGAGAGATGCGACGCAGACCAGCTACAGCAAATCCTACCGAAGGATTGGGCGGGGTGCGTGGTCTGTTGggaaatcgtaaaaaaaatagaggCACGCGTCATGGGTACAGAACGAGAGCAGCTCGAGGCGAGGATCGGGAGGATGACGAGTTTGAG AATTCAGACAATGTGGATGTTACTGGGAGTTCAGCCAGCAGTAATAATAACGATTCTTCGGCACGCGAAGAAGACTTATGTTCGGATAGCTCAAGCTCCGACTCCAGCAGTGAATATTCAGATTGGAATGCACATCAAGGCGTAAATTTAGAGCCACCGAAACGTAGTAAAAGAAAACCAGTAAAAAAACGTTCCGTCACCCCGCCGAGTGAGTCTGACAGAAGACGCAGTCAAAGACCTAGAAAGAAG ATTATACCAGTACCGAACGGTATTGGCGAAGTACCCGAAGCTTTCCGTCCACCGGAATGGCTATCGGCGATAATTCCGAGAAAAGCTCCCTACTATCCGCAAATGGGTGATGAAATAGTATATTTTCGACAAGGTCACCAGTTTTACATCGACGCCGTTCGCAACAAGAAAGTTTACGAACTTAGTCCGCGTTGTGAGCCTTGGTCGAAGATGACTATAAGG GCTCAAGAGTTTGTTAAAGTAGtgggaataaaatatgaaataagaCCGCCCCGTCTTTGCTGCTTGAAACTGGCTGTGATGGACGAAGATGGTCGATTGACCGGTGATAATTTTACCATAAAATATCACGATATGGCGGACGTTTTGGACTTTCTTGTACTCAGACAAACGTTCGAAACAGCTCTGGCCCGCAGCTGGTCAGAAGGCGATCGCTTTAGATGCATGATCGACGATGGCTGGTGGATGGGACAAATTCAGTCGATGGAACCGCTGGATGATAACTTCCCAGAGTCATTTTTCATGTGCTTTCGCGTCAGATGGGACAATGGAGAATTCGAAAAGATGAGTCCCTGGGATCTCGAGCCTGTGGACGAGGACA GACTTCCAGCAGAAATTGGCGGTGCTGTTCCTGTACTTCCCGAGGAAATCGAGGCGACACTCTATCAGCCACATGCGGAAGAATGGCCAATGGGAGACAGGGAAGCTACTTGTCGCAGGATAATAAGAGGCCTTGACCAAGTTATGACGCTTGCAATTGCAGAGCCATTCGTCGTTCCAGTTGATCTCAATATTTATCCCGCCTATGCGTTTGTCGTTGAATACCCGATAGATTTATCGACAATCAAAGCACGGttcgaaaatcatttttataggAGAATCACGTCAGCTCAGTTTGACGTAAGGTACCTGGCGACTAATGCTGAACAATTCAACGAGCCTCATAGTCAAATTGTCAAACAGGCTAGAATAGTGACAGATTTATGCCTCAGAGTAATAAA aGATATGACCGAGCTCGACGTTCCAGCTGTTTATCATCAATTGGTAGATACCTATCAATCCTCAGATTCTGACGAAGATATAGTAGACAAAAACAGACCATCAACCAGTTCTCAACAGCCTTCATCTAGCAGAAGTTTGCGTTCGCAAGAAAGTATCAGCGACTGGAAAGTTGCTTGTCGACAATTACTAGAAAGTTTATGGCAGTGCGAGGATTCCATACCTTTTAG AGAACCAGTTGACAGGCTTGAACACCCCGATTATTACCAAATAATTGATACCCCAATGGATCTACGTACTGTTAAAGAAGATTTACTTGGTGGAAACTATGAGACTCCAATGGAATTTTCTAAAGATATAAAGTTAATCTTcacaaatagtaaaaattacaaCACCAACAAACGATCGAGG ATATATTCGATGACAGTAAGACTTTCCGCCATGTTTGAGGAACATATGCGAAGGATTTTGTACAACTGGAAGTCTGCTAGGAGACGCAGTCAAATCAACAATGGGATGGCTAAAGGGAAAAGGAAGACCTCTGCACGTTTAACTAACGGAGCTG GCTCATCAAGAGTGAGACCACCCCCAAGCAGtgccgaagaagaagaagaagaagaggaggaagaagaggaggaggaggaggaggaagaggagatGGATGTTAATAATGTCGACAAAAATGAAAGACAATTGGCACCCAAAACCACCAGGACTTTGCAGAATGCTGATGGACCTG GCCCCTCTCGACTAGCTAACGGTCATGGTACCAGAGCTGGTGGCGGATCTCGTCCAAAGATTAGTCTCAGGATATCTCGCAAGGTGACACCAAGTAAAAAGAATGGTAACAGCGATAGCGATCAAAGTGATGATTCTGAAGCGACGATTGAAAGTGAGAGCAGTGACAGTGCTCCGATGCGGAAAACTCGGGCGGCGAGGAGGACCGTGGTTAGCAATGGGGCGGGTGATAGTGATTCTGGGGATAGTTACAAGCCAGGGGGGCGTGGCAAACAGACGCGAAAAAATAGGGCTAAGAATGGAAAGTCTAGTCGACAGAATAAACCAAAAGCTAAACCGTTCGTAGTTGcggatgacgatgatgacgagGATGAAGATAATCAGTTTATGGAGCCTGAAAGTACAGAGGATGAAAGCGAGGCGGAGGAAGTTGTTACGAGAAGTTCGAAAAGACAATTGCGAAAACTCGCGCCTGTTCAAGATGTAACAAAGcaacaagaaaaagaagacgaagatgaagatgacgatgaagaggaagaggaagacgCAAGCGAGGACGAAAAAAGTAAGGAAGAGGAAAGCGACGATGAATCGGACGAAAAGGAAACTCGGAGACAATCTGCAGCTCAAAGATTGCGTATCAATCAAGATAGTGACAGTGAAACGTCGGATGTACCCTTTGAAACTGCGAGAAGTAAAAGAAACGAGAGAGTGTCTAGAGATTCTGACAGTCAAGACGCCGGCATCCAACCTCGAAGATCTGTTAAACGACCTCGTTATAACGTAGATAGCGATGAAAGTAATTCCGTACCTATAAGAAATCGGCGAAAAATTAAACGGCGATATTATAACGAAGATAGCGACGAAAGCGTACCCGAACCTGCCATTAGTATCAGTAGTAGAGGAAGAGTTAGAAAAATGACTGCACGTGCTAGGGCATTTCTTCTCGAGTCACCCTAG
- the LOC124309538 gene encoding PH-interacting protein isoform X4, which produces MILTQDPVDEIFIERKYAHIAPQHLLQICARIGPVLEKEVPPCIPGAVSLLGAGRQSLLRTKEDFMQQILGVLAYSIRQGGRPFLDPPGITNCHNIVRVIQGRENSGPLTRRQALPTRFYTKMQLYRHTLGHLSAVYCVLYDRTGKYIITGADDLLVKVWSAIDGRLLATFRGASSEIMDIAVNFDNTLLAAGSLDRILRVWCFQTMSPVAVLSGHSGMITSVNFCPISCNGVNYLVSTSTDGSVAFWPHTKNGKERAMFQTKPIQYHEKMRPGQAQMICASFSPGGAFMAAGSADHNVRVYAMLGDEGPRRVLEVEAHTDTVDSIQWAHYGLRFISGSKDGTANVWHFEQQQWINRRLLMTTKLPGEPEVEDDTNKKAKVTMVSWDVSDEWVITAVNDSSLKVWDVRTGELRQVLKGHRDEVFVLESHPTDPRVLLSAGHDGQLIIWDILSTEPVACFQNFIEGQGHGAVFDAKWAPDGTMLAATDSHGHLLLYGFGSGVERLKVVPKELFFHTDYRPLIRDSNHYVLDEQTQTAPHLMPPPFLVDVDGNPYPPALQRLVPGRENCRGEQLVPNIAVGAGGMQEVIEGLPTFEPRSNIDRLIEALAQRQNINAEGENIGDEDNQGEPLLRHIASPRGSRPGLRRAGDVEGVRQSSGNWQRDNTTPWNKPILARPISYAVLDTITKTLNATAEMELEHWRREMRRRPATANPTEGLGGVRGLLGNRKKNRGTRHGYRTRAARGEDREDDEFENSDNVDVTGSSASSNNNDSSAREEDLCSDSSSSDSSSEYSDWNAHQGVNLEPPKRSKRKPVKKRSVTPPSESDRRRSQRPRKKIIPVPNGIGEVPEAFRPPEWLSAIIPRKAPYYPQMGDEIVYFRQGHQFYIDAVRNKKVYELSPRCEPWSKMTIRAQEFVKVVGIKYEIRPPRLCCLKLAVMDEDGRLTGDNFTIKYHDMADVLDFLVLRQTFETALARSWSEGDRFRCMIDDGWWMGQIQSMEPLDDNFPESFFMCFRVRWDNGEFEKMSPWDLEPVDEDRLPAEIGGAVPVLPEEIEATLYQPHAEEWPMGDREATCRRIIRGLDQVMTLAIAEPFVVPVDLNIYPAYAFVVEYPIDLSTIKARFENHFYRRITSAQFDVRYLATNAEQFNEPHSQIVKQARIVTDLCLRVIKDMTELDVPAVYHQLVDTYQSSDSDEDIVDKNRPSTSSQQPSSSRSLRSQESISDWKVACRQLLESLWQCEDSIPFREPVDRLEHPDYYQIIDTPMDLRTVKEDLLGGNYETPMEFSKDIKLIFTNSKNYNTNKRSRTQILIYSMTVRLSAMFEEHMRRILYNWKSARRRSQINNGMAKGKRKTSARLTNGAGSSRVRPPPSSAEEEEEEEEEEEEEEEEEEEMDVNNVDKNERQLAPKTTRTLQNADGPGPSRLANGHGTRAGGGSRPKISLRISRKVTPSKKNGNSDSDQSDDSEATIESESSDSAPMRKTRAARRTVVSNGAGDSDSGDSYKPGGRGKQTRKNRAKNGKSSRQNKPKAKPFVVADDDDDEDEDNQFMEPESTEDESEAEEVVTRSSKRQLRKLAPVQDVTKQQEKEDEDEDDDEEEEEDASEDEKSKEEESDDESDEKETRRQSAAQRLRINQDSDSETSDVPFETARSKRNERVSRDSDSQDAGIQPRRSVKRPRYNVDSDESNSVPIRNRRKIKRRYYNEDSDESVPEPAISISSRGRVRKMTARARAFLLESP; this is translated from the exons ATGATCCTTACTCAAGACCCTGTTGACGAAATATTCATT gAGCGTAAATACGCACATATTGCGCCGCAACATTTACTGCAAATATGTGCTCGAATCGGTCCAGTCTTGGAGAAAGAGGTGCCGCCTTGTATTCCAGGAGCTGTATCGCTTCTTGGTGCGGGGCGTCAGTCTTTACTACGTACAAAAGAAG ATTTCATGCAACAAATACTCGGCGTTTTAGCTTATTCAATAAGGCAAGGAGGAAGACCATTCCTCGATCCGCCTGGCATTACAAACTGCCACAATATTG TTCGTGTAATACAGGGTAGAGAAAACTCGGGACCTTTGACTCGGCGTCAAGCATTACCGACTAGGTTTTACACTAAAATGCAATTGTACAGACATACCTTGGGCCACTTATCGGCTGTGTATTGTGTTCTTTACGATCGCACTGGCAAGTACATTATCACTGGTGCTGACGATCTGCTCGTTAAAGTATGGAGTGCGATAGACGGCCGACTTTTAGCAACCTTCAGGGGAGCTTCATCTGAAATAATGGACATTGCTGTAAATTTCGATAATACTCTTCTGGCCGCTGGAAGCTTAGATCGAATTTTGAGGGTCTGGTGTTTCCAAACGATGTCTCCT GTGGCTGTGTTATCGGGACATTCGGGCATGATTACGTCTGTCAACTTTTGTCCAATTTCGTGCAATGGTGTTAATTACCTTGTGTCCACAAGCACTGACGGCTCAGTAGCGTTTTGGCCCCACACTAAGAACGGAAAAGAACGAGCAATGTTCCA GACGAAGCCGATTCAATATCACGAAAAAATGCGACCTGGTCAGGCACAAATGATATGTGCATCGTTTAGTCCTGGGGGGGCTTTTATGGCAGCAGGATCTGCAGATCATAATGTCCGTGTTTACGCCATGCTTGGAGATGAAGGGCCACGAAGAGTGCTCGAAGTTGAGGCACACACAGACACAGTGGACAGTATTCAGTGGGCTCACTACGGTCTTCGCTTTATATCGGGATCCAAAGACGGCACTGCCAACGTTTGGCATTTTGAACAACAGCAGTGGATAAATAGGAGACTTCTCATGACTACCAAACTTCCTGG AGAACCCGAGGTAGAAGATGATACAAACAAGAAAGCTAAGGTAACCATGGTTAGTTGGGACGTCAGCGATGAGTGGGTGATCACGGCTGTCAATGATAGTTCGTTGAAAGTGTGGGACGTGAGGACTGGGGAGCTCAGGCAAGTCCTGAAAGGTCACAGAGACGAAGTCTTCGTTTTAGAATCTCACCCAACCGATCCGAGAGTTCTTTTGAGCGCGGGTCACGACGGGCAGCTTATTATATGGGACATACTGAGCACAGAGCCTGTGGCTTGCTTCCAGAATTTTATCGAAGGTCAAGGTCACGGTGCAGTGTTCGATGCTAAATGGGCACCAGATGGTACAATGCTTGCAGCTACAGATTCGCACGGCCACCTTCTTCTCTACGGGTTTGGTTCTGGCGTGGAAAGGCTCAAAGTT GTCCCTAAAGAACTTTTCTTCCACACGGATTACCGTCCGCTTATCAGGGATTCAAATCACTACGTTTTGGATGAACAAACGCAAACGGCGCCTCATCTTATGCCTCCGCCATTTCTGGTTGATGTTGATGGTAACCCATACCCTCCTGCCTTGCAACGATTGGTTCCGGGTAGAGAGAACTGTCGCGGGGAACAATTGGTGCCAAATATAGCGGTCGGCGCTGGAG GAATGCAAGAAGTAATTGAAGGCTTACCGACTTTTGAGCCACGCTCCAACATTGATAGACTAATCGAAGCTCTTGCTCAAAGGCAAAACATCAATGCCGAGGGAGAAAATATAGGTGACGAAGATAATCAAGGTGAACCGCTGCTACGGCATATAGCTAGTCCTCGTGGAAGCAGACCTGGATTACGCAGAGCTGGTGATGTGGAAGGAGTAAGACAAAGCAGCGGTAACTGGCAGAGGGACAACACAACCCCTTGGAACAAGCCTATCCTTGCAAGACCGATCAGCTATGCTGTTCTTGATACTATTACTAAAACGCT TAATGCCACAGCCGAGATGGAACTTGAACACTGGAGACGAGAGATGCGACGCAGACCAGCTACAGCAAATCCTACCGAAGGATTGGGCGGGGTGCGTGGTCTGTTGggaaatcgtaaaaaaaatagaggCACGCGTCATGGGTACAGAACGAGAGCAGCTCGAGGCGAGGATCGGGAGGATGACGAGTTTGAG AATTCAGACAATGTGGATGTTACTGGGAGTTCAGCCAGCAGTAATAATAACGATTCTTCGGCACGCGAAGAAGACTTATGTTCGGATAGCTCAAGCTCCGACTCCAGCAGTGAATATTCAGATTGGAATGCACATCAAGGCGTAAATTTAGAGCCACCGAAACGTAGTAAAAGAAAACCAGTAAAAAAACGTTCCGTCACCCCGCCGAGTGAGTCTGACAGAAGACGCAGTCAAAGACCTAGAAAGAAG ATTATACCAGTACCGAACGGTATTGGCGAAGTACCCGAAGCTTTCCGTCCACCGGAATGGCTATCGGCGATAATTCCGAGAAAAGCTCCCTACTATCCGCAAATGGGTGATGAAATAGTATATTTTCGACAAGGTCACCAGTTTTACATCGACGCCGTTCGCAACAAGAAAGTTTACGAACTTAGTCCGCGTTGTGAGCCTTGGTCGAAGATGACTATAAGG GCTCAAGAGTTTGTTAAAGTAGtgggaataaaatatgaaataagaCCGCCCCGTCTTTGCTGCTTGAAACTGGCTGTGATGGACGAAGATGGTCGATTGACCGGTGATAATTTTACCATAAAATATCACGATATGGCGGACGTTTTGGACTTTCTTGTACTCAGACAAACGTTCGAAACAGCTCTGGCCCGCAGCTGGTCAGAAGGCGATCGCTTTAGATGCATGATCGACGATGGCTGGTGGATGGGACAAATTCAGTCGATGGAACCGCTGGATGATAACTTCCCAGAGTCATTTTTCATGTGCTTTCGCGTCAGATGGGACAATGGAGAATTCGAAAAGATGAGTCCCTGGGATCTCGAGCCTGTGGACGAGGACA GACTTCCAGCAGAAATTGGCGGTGCTGTTCCTGTACTTCCCGAGGAAATCGAGGCGACACTCTATCAGCCACATGCGGAAGAATGGCCAATGGGAGACAGGGAAGCTACTTGTCGCAGGATAATAAGAGGCCTTGACCAAGTTATGACGCTTGCAATTGCAGAGCCATTCGTCGTTCCAGTTGATCTCAATATTTATCCCGCCTATGCGTTTGTCGTTGAATACCCGATAGATTTATCGACAATCAAAGCACGGttcgaaaatcatttttataggAGAATCACGTCAGCTCAGTTTGACGTAAGGTACCTGGCGACTAATGCTGAACAATTCAACGAGCCTCATAGTCAAATTGTCAAACAGGCTAGAATAGTGACAGATTTATGCCTCAGAGTAATAAA aGATATGACCGAGCTCGACGTTCCAGCTGTTTATCATCAATTGGTAGATACCTATCAATCCTCAGATTCTGACGAAGATATAGTAGACAAAAACAGACCATCAACCAGTTCTCAACAGCCTTCATCTAGCAGAAGTTTGCGTTCGCAAGAAAGTATCAGCGACTGGAAAGTTGCTTGTCGACAATTACTAGAAAGTTTATGGCAGTGCGAGGATTCCATACCTTTTAG AGAACCAGTTGACAGGCTTGAACACCCCGATTATTACCAAATAATTGATACCCCAATGGATCTACGTACTGTTAAAGAAGATTTACTTGGTGGAAACTATGAGACTCCAATGGAATTTTCTAAAGATATAAAGTTAATCTTcacaaatagtaaaaattacaaCACCAACAAACGATCGAGG ACACAGATTCTG ATATATTCGATGACAGTAAGACTTTCCGCCATGTTTGAGGAACATATGCGAAGGATTTTGTACAACTGGAAGTCTGCTAGGAGACGCAGTCAAATCAACAATGGGATGGCTAAAGGGAAAAGGAAGACCTCTGCACGTTTAACTAACGGAGCTG GCTCATCAAGAGTGAGACCACCCCCAAGCAGtgccgaagaagaagaagaagaagaggaggaagaagaggaggaggaggaggaggaagaggagatGGATGTTAATAATGTCGACAAAAATGAAAGACAATTGGCACCCAAAACCACCAGGACTTTGCAGAATGCTGATGGACCTG GCCCCTCTCGACTAGCTAACGGTCATGGTACCAGAGCTGGTGGCGGATCTCGTCCAAAGATTAGTCTCAGGATATCTCGCAAGGTGACACCAAGTAAAAAGAATGGTAACAGCGATAGCGATCAAAGTGATGATTCTGAAGCGACGATTGAAAGTGAGAGCAGTGACAGTGCTCCGATGCGGAAAACTCGGGCGGCGAGGAGGACCGTGGTTAGCAATGGGGCGGGTGATAGTGATTCTGGGGATAGTTACAAGCCAGGGGGGCGTGGCAAACAGACGCGAAAAAATAGGGCTAAGAATGGAAAGTCTAGTCGACAGAATAAACCAAAAGCTAAACCGTTCGTAGTTGcggatgacgatgatgacgagGATGAAGATAATCAGTTTATGGAGCCTGAAAGTACAGAGGATGAAAGCGAGGCGGAGGAAGTTGTTACGAGAAGTTCGAAAAGACAATTGCGAAAACTCGCGCCTGTTCAAGATGTAACAAAGcaacaagaaaaagaagacgaagatgaagatgacgatgaagaggaagaggaagacgCAAGCGAGGACGAAAAAAGTAAGGAAGAGGAAAGCGACGATGAATCGGACGAAAAGGAAACTCGGAGACAATCTGCAGCTCAAAGATTGCGTATCAATCAAGATAGTGACAGTGAAACGTCGGATGTACCCTTTGAAACTGCGAGAAGTAAAAGAAACGAGAGAGTGTCTAGAGATTCTGACAGTCAAGACGCCGGCATCCAACCTCGAAGATCTGTTAAACGACCTCGTTATAACGTAGATAGCGATGAAAGTAATTCCGTACCTATAAGAAATCGGCGAAAAATTAAACGGCGATATTATAACGAAGATAGCGACGAAAGCGTACCCGAACCTGCCATTAGTATCAGTAGTAGAGGAAGAGTTAGAAAAATGACTGCACGTGCTAGGGCATTTCTTCTCGAGTCACCCTAG